The Setaria viridis chromosome 2, Setaria_viridis_v4.0, whole genome shotgun sequence DNA window AAGGAGGCGGCGCCCGCCGTGGCACGTGGATGGAGATAGGCGCTACGAATGGAGAGCGCAGCGAGGATAAGctgctccggcgggcggcggtagGGGGGAGccaggcggcggccacggccatgGCCACGGCGTGGGGAGAGGAAGCGTGGCTAGAGGCTGGACGAGCGGTGGAAGTGGGATAGGGCTGGATGGGCTTCCAACGAGCCTATGGTCTTACGGGCCGGCTCGACACATACTCTCGAGCCGACCGAGCGTCCCAGCCtagtttgactttgaccttcgaTGAGGCCATGCTAAATCATACGAATTGGAAATTTGAGATGGGATTAGTGTAGTTTAAATGCTTGTCAAACCAAACGAATATACTAGTCTAAAAataaatgtttgtattttcttGCATTGTCCTTATATTCGCCGGTTTTTGCGTCACACTAATATCAGTACTCTTAGACGTTGATGGGTTGAAAAGGATTTGAAAATTGCACTCGCCTGGAACCATCTAGGCACAATGCGCAGGTAGAAAGATAGGGACAAATTTTGGTTTGGAACTGGACGCGGAATTCTAAAGCTTCAGTGCACTTTGTCAACTTAATTACAAAAATTCATGAACAGGATGTGCCAAATCTTGCAAAGATACAATACAATGCAGTATGGAGATCCTGTTTTGCTGATGCTACTACCACAGAATTATTAGACCCTAGAACTCCCCAGCTTGCGCTCGAAGAGGCGGCGCATGAGGTAGACCTGCACAACGCTGGCTGCAACTAGGCCAGCTGATTCAAAGAGTGCCTTGTGAACTGCCCTCCTGCTCATGTTCTCGTTTACTGCATCATGACATGGAACGAAAACATTGCACTTTTAGCAACAATAGATGCTTAGCTGGTATCAAATTTGTGCCAGAAGAAATAATGGAAAAGCAAAATGCTAGGCGTCGGCATTCTCAATCATGAGAACAAATATGAGGTTTACACAAAGTATGATTGGGCAGCATTCTCATGCTGCTTATTAGTGGAGTGCATACAGCATACGAGTTCTCAAAATTGAAAGCCAGAAAGACCTCCCCAACTTCTTGTGTTGTAGTGACTCTATCTGAACATGGTCCTGTTGGCACCTAATGCTTACATATAGCAGGCTGAGCCTCTTAATTCAGGGACGATTGAGAACAAGACAAAGTCAGTCCTGTATTagttgcaactttttttttatctttttgagGAATTGCATTTTTTACGAAGTATTGACTAAAAGCTCTGAACCGATATTTagaaaaggaagagaagatAACAGGAAATCCTTACATATTACAACGGATCGGTATTCAGATAAAAGAGCATGATAGGAAGGACTTACATATTGCTTGGCGGTCAGTTTGGGCCTCTAACCAGTGCTGTTCGAACTGAATGTTGTAGAGGACCTCATCCAACTTCGCAATTTGTTCAAACAAAGGGCCAAAGTGCTCTGCATTtttggagaagaaaaggaattaATCCCTAATATGTTGCTTGTTTGACTACTTCAAGGAGACTATGGAAACCCAATCGTACCATCTTTAGCATGCTGGTCAAAATATGAAAAATGGCCGATGTGCACATCAAAGTCAACACTTTCATGGTATGGTGACTTGTTAGTGAAGCAGAAGCGATGGACACCTCGCTTGTGAACTACGAATTCGAACTTATCGCTAGTCTTGTCACGAGAATCATGGATTTGATCACCCCTAGGATCTTTAACCTGCCATAAATCAAGACTGAATCAGCCAGTGGCGGAACCAGAAAATTTTCAGGGAACATGGTGTAAACCTCATTATATACTGAGCTTGATCTTGGCCATCAACAGTATATTGCCATACTTGGCAACATAAACCACGTTAAACTATCAAATCACTTGCACCTCAATTAAGTCTCCTAATTTTAAGTCTATTGCTTCATCTAAAGGTTTTGAGAATAATGTTTTCTTGTAAAAAGAGCGATGCATCTATgtctctttttttcttattaACAATAATGTTTAGGTATACATGAATAACACGATTGTAGAGATCTTTggattgataaaaaaaattagagaaCGGGGTTTGGGATAATTGGATACATTGAACTAGTATAGCCTGCGTAGTTCATGCGTGTGGGCTACCTGCATGCTAACATAAGATAAGCACGAGAAGCACCAGACTGCAGATCGCATTCTGGCATCGTGCTCGCGATTTATGTCGGTCACCGGCAGTGAGGGTTGGGCGTGCACCTGCCTTTCGCAGCCACGCTCCCCTGTTACTTTGGTTGCTGCCCCTTCGATTGTGTCAAGGTTTCGTGAAGTGAGACTGTGACGAGAAGCCAAGAAAGGTTTGTTTGATTAATCAATTCTCAATCGATTAACTTCTTGTGCGGTTGTGCCTGTACGGTGGCATTCTCCATGTGACCATGTGCCTAGCCGGCTGCCCCCTATTGGCCACTGAAACTGTTACTGATGAAGAGGGGTTAGAATTTTTCACCGGCGTtagcaccccccccccccccccccccccccccccctccgccGTTGGAATCAGCTGTGCAGTGGACGTGCTTACAATAATAAATAGGTTACTTTGCACAAGAAAAATGAATTGCTTCTGCTATGCTGtcaaaagccaaaaaaaaaaagtacatctGAATGAATCGCTGCTGAATATTATAAATTCAGAAAGAAAATCAGGGATGACTTGGCACAAATCAACAGATAGGTGCCGGTGCGTCGATTTGATATacatactactccctccgttcattacaggtcgttttggtttttctagatacatagatattattatacatctagatatggagtatatctaaatgcataacaaatctatgaatctaataaagctaaaacgacctataatttggatgGAGTAATTTATTTGTTGGAAATCGATCTTAACTACGCAGTAGCCTAAATGGTAACCAACCAATCCATCCACAATAGAAGAGATTGTTTCGACAGTAGCAAATCAACGATCCCAGCTGAAAAGGAGTTTAACTAGAAAGTTGGCATCAATGGTAGTTTGATATGGAATGCGTTAGATGCACACCTCGTTTCTTTCGGATTCATGACCCGGTGTTTCAATCGTCAGACAGCCAAGATGAAGGTACGGCCGAAAGCAGGCAACAATGTTACCTAAAACTGGGTGCAGACTACAGAGAGAAAGGAAATGGACGAGAGAGGAAGCGAGGCCATACCACAAGATCCACGCCGTCCTGGGTGTAATGCCACGGCGTGTCCGCCTTGATGACAACGAAGGATACATGGACGGTATCCCCTTCGTAGTCGACGTTGTGGGAGAAGCACTCCTCCCTGTCGATCACGAAGCGGATGGCCGCGGCATCGCGCAAGAAAGCCACGAGCCACAGGAGGACCAGGAACACCCCCGATCCGAGACCCCTCCTGACGACGACCCCCATCGCCCTCCTGCCAGGAAAAACAGAGCTGTGACAGATTAGACCGTAATGGCAGCGTGAACATTCTGTTTCTGCAGAACTGAACACCAGCTGAAGAAGGAAGCCAACCCCAAGTCCGGGTGGATGGGGACGCCGGCGAGAGGTCCAGCTGCGGTGGAAGGAAGGAAGCCTGGATCTGGACGGAGGAGTCGTTTTCGGAGCTCGCCTTGAGGACTCTTTCCGAGATGTATATATCAAGCTTTGCCCGTCTCCTTCGCGGAGGTCGGGAAGGCGGCAGATTTGCTTGATTCCGTGGAGGGGATTAGAGGGCACGGGAGCTTGTCTTTTCGTTGGGCTAACGGCTTCTCCAGCTGGGACTCGGGACGAGCCCGGCGTGAGGTCCACGTGCACTTACGAATACCGGACGTCAGTTGACAAATGGATGTATCGGAATGGACAATTGTCATCCTAGGCCTAACATTTGTTACTCTGTCAACATTGCCACGCAACCGTGCAGAAAATTATTCCTTATAACGCAATTGTGCAAGCAGGCAACAGCACTGGCAAGATTATGAGAAGATGTAGCATGACAAGAAACAGCATGAATGATCATCAGTAAACCTCAGCAATGCAGAGTTTGTAGTAAATCAATTTTGCAAGCAACATCATGTATGGGTCTTCAGCAAACCTCAGCAATGCAGACTCGCAGAGAGATACGTTAGCAGAGCACATGTCAAAGAGACTTCGAGGCTCAAAACATCTCATAAACACTGTAAACTCTTGTCTTGCATAGTTTCTAGACATGGTCTGGCAAACGAAAACATGTGAAACTAGATTCAGGAAACCACAATACGAGTGCACAATTCTCATCAGCTCTTCAGGTCGAAACAAGGAACTACAGGCGGACTCAGCAGGGGATAGATAATCTAGGTCATCCGCTGTGCAGCCTCCTTGGCGAGCAGCTTTTCCCTGGCCTTGGTCTTCGCTTGCGACTTGGAGCCCATGATGCCACCTCCCCACTTCTTCCTGACCTCGTCGAACTTGTCGTTGAAGTTCGCCTGGAGTAGAATTGAGTCAGCTTAAGAGCAGAAACATCATAACCATATGATATCAATCATACTGCGATATGCCGTTCTCCCTACCTTAATAGCCTCCAAGATCTTGCTGAACTCAAGCTTGTCCTCATTCTTGACAGTGGTCAGGCACAGGACAGATGCAGTCTTCTTGTGAACAATCTGTATATCATTATTTGTAAAGAATGAGCATCTATTTCAACTACCCTTCAATCAAGCCACCAGGCTCAAAACAGTGTAGGCAAGAACATACCGATCCAAGGCGAGCCTTTCCTTTAACAATGCAGTAAGGGACCTCCATCTTCCTGCACAGGGCTGGAAGCCACACGACCAGCTCAATAGGATCCACATCATGAGCGATGACAACAAGCTGGGCCTTGttctggagaaaaaaaaaaacatcatcaATGCTTGTTGCTATGTAATTGTTCCCTTGGTTGCAAGTAGTTAAGTGAAACAGAATATATCTTACCTGTTCAATGAGGTAGGTCACATGGTTAAGGCCATATTTCACAACAATTGGTTTCTTGGCCTCAACGGTTTTCCCTTCAGCCTCAGCCTGAGCCCTCTTCAAAAGCCTCTCCTTCTTGGCAGCCTTGTCCTCAGGGCGGTACTTGAGAAGCATCTTAAACAGGTTGGTAGCTGCAAAGATAGAGGTTCACATCAGAGATTTCCAATCCACACTTTATTTTTGGAAGAGTACATAACTCGTATAGAACAATAAAAAAGCAAGCATCAGCAACTTTAGAAGTGACTGTCTTAGTTCATGCATATCAACCATAATCAACTAGAACAAGAGTGTATTTATCTTCTATTGACTACAACAAGGTGGCATGCTAATGTCTCATCTTTTAGTTTTTCAGTAGCTTCTATGCACACATCTGCCTCTTTTAGAGGCATGGTATTCTATCATATTTGCAGGAAAATTCACAACCCACAGGCATAACATTCTAGATATTCTTAGGTTGCAAAAACAGATATCTGTGACTCTAGGGAAAAAAAGGTGTAAGCACACGATGATGAAAGGCCTTGTAGAATCAAGGCAAGGCTCCTGCCCTAATTGTGATGCTCAAATAGGATAAAATGTAATACTGCAGCTGTACTCTAGTTGTCCAGGCTAAAAAAAGGATAAATGCACATAATAACAATGCCCTAACACAATATTATGATCATCATGCGAACAATAGTGAGAGAAACTTGTTTGCAGACATCAACTTTGCACGTTATCATTCTAATTTGCTATGACATAGTCATAACTCATAACGAGAGATTTCAATATTAGGGTCTCATCACGTACTCCATACTTGCACAATCAGATATTCTAGCAAACCCAGGTCAGGCTTCTATCCCTGTCTGTAAACCAGAGGGGAGCAGTGTGCAGTGCATACCGAGGTTCTTGTCGAGAGTCCGGGTGAACTGGTTGAGCGCCGGCGGCACCTTGAGGCGCTGCTTGAGGAtgcggcgctggcgctggaTGCGCACAACCTTGGGCCACTTGACGAACCGGTGCAGGTCCTTCTTGGGCGGAAGCGCACCGCCAATACCGAACTGCTTCGGCCTCTTCTCGAACAGAGGGTTCGTTACCACCTGCACCAAGCCAAACGCAACAAAATCAGTACACACACTCCAACCATGGCACCACACACACCTGGAGCTAGATGGAAGAGCGGAGTACATACTGTTTTCTTCTTGGCCGGTACCGGCGCCTTACCACCTCGCTTCGGGGCCTGCAGATTTGTGATTCGAACTCTTAGCACATTACATGAATCATACACAGATTTGAGCAAGGTATCACCCTTAAACTACAAGAGCATCACGTGCCCCCAAGATCCACGAAACCACATTGAAACATCACAAAACAAAATCCCGAAAACCCCCAGGGTTTTCCTTCACAGAAAAGAGGTGCAGGCGGCGGAGAATCGGGAAGCACAAGCGGCGGATCAACGGCGAGACCGCACGTACCATTTCGCCGGAGGGGAGCTTGGCGTTCCGAACGGgagacgacggcgacgcgggggaagggggaggcggcgagTGGAGCTTGGAGGCGGAGAGGTGGTTCTATAAAGGATGCCTCGCGCCGAGTTGGACGCTCCCTGGCCGTCAGATGTGGGGTGGAGAAGCGAGCGAGGCGGTCTCAGCCGTCCAGTGCCGGGATTAGGGTTTAGGCGATGCCACTTGGGCCGCAGCCGAGAGATAGGTGGGTGGGCCTATATGGGCTGGGCCGTTTTTTCGAGTGGTTCTTGTTCGAGCCCATTGCTTTGCTACTTTTCAAATGAACCTCTCGCCGGTTCTACTATTGCGTATGCGCCCCTCTCAATGCTTGCGTTGCGCGGCTGCGCAGTTGCGCCATGGCGAAGAGGGAGAGAAGTAGCGAGGGCGGAGACTGGAATTCGGAGGGAGGAGGGTGATTCGCCGGTGTGCTCGAGCGCTTCCCGCTTTTCAGGTGAACTTCTCCTTCTGTGCTCGAGCGCTTCCCACTTTACAAAAAAGAAGTAATTGACTTCTTAGGCGATTAATATTAATATTGAATTGGTAGAACTGTAGAAGTGGTATTGTGCCTGCGAATTGTGATTTAGTGGCCGTACTGAAAAAGTCTGCTGGGTCAGTTGAAATTTGCTGATCCTGCTACCACTTGTTTTTGTTATTTGCAGATGCTACTTGCAAGGTTGAAATCTCCAATTTGCTGATGAAATTGAAAATGTTGCAATATTGGATTTGGTGGGTACTATCATTTGAAGCTCTCTAAGAAAGTGAAAATGTTGCAACCTCTGTTGGTAACATATCATAAGAAAAGATTTGCTATCACTTTCATTTT harbors:
- the LOC117842356 gene encoding large ribosomal subunit protein eL8y isoform X2; this encodes MAPKRGGKAPVPAKKKTVVTNPLFEKRPKQFGIGGALPPKKDLHRFVKWPKVVRIQRQRRILKQRLKVPPALNQFTRTLDKNLATNLFKMLLKYRPEDKAAKKERLLKRAQAEAEGKTVEAKKPIVVKYGLNHVTYLIEQNKAQLVVIAHDVDPIELVVWLPALCRKMEVPYCIVKGKARLGSIVHKKTASVLCLTTVKNEDKLEFSKILEAIKANFNDKFDEVRKKWGGGIMGSKSQAKTKAREKLLAKEAAQRMT
- the LOC117842356 gene encoding large ribosomal subunit protein eL8y isoform X1; this translates as MAPKRGGKAPVPAKKKTVVTNPLFEKRPKQFGIGGALPPKKDLHRFVKWPKVVRIQRQRRILKQRLKVPPALNQFTRTLDKNLATNLFKMLLKYRPEDKAAKKERLLKRAQAEAEGKTVEAKKPIVVKYGLNHVTYLIEQVRYILFHLTTCNQGNNYIATSIDDVFFFLQNKAQLVVIAHDVDPIELVVWLPALCRKMEVPYCIVKGKARLGSIVHKKTASVLCLTTVKNEDKLEFSKILEAIKANFNDKFDEVRKKWGGGIMGSKSQAKTKAREKLLAKEAAQRMT
- the LOC117842357 gene encoding transmembrane emp24 domain-containing protein p24beta2 → MGVVVRRGLGSGVFLVLLWLVAFLRDAAAIRFVIDREECFSHNVDYEGDTVHVSFVVIKADTPWHYTQDGVDLVVKDPRGDQIHDSRDKTSDKFEFVVHKRGVHRFCFTNKSPYHESVDFDVHIGHFSYFDQHAKDEHFGPLFEQIAKLDEVLYNIQFEQHWLEAQTDRQAILNENMSRRAVHKALFESAGLVAASVVQVYLMRRLFERKLGSSRV